TGTTTCATTTGGATTAAAAGAGGGTGATTACCATTTAGATGAGCAATGTGAACATTTAATTGATCAAAATCACCCTGTATTATTAACTAAAGATATGAAACTGACAGGTTGCCATAACTATCTTAATGCTTTGGCTGCATTAGCTATTGCTGATAAATTAAGTATAGATAGGCAATCTAGTTTAGCCACAATTATGACCTTTCAAGGTTTATCACATCGCTTTGAGTTAGTCTTAGAGCACAATGGTGTGAAATGGATTAATGATTCTAAAGCAACAAATGTTGGTAGTACAGAAGCCGCATTGAAAAGTGTTGTCTGTCATGGAAAATTATATTTGTTATTAGGTGGAGATGGCAAATCAGCTGATTTTTCACCTTTAATTCCTTATTTACAAAATAAAAATCTTGAAATTTTCTGTTTTGGTCGAGACCGTAATTTACTTGCTAAATTAGCGCCCAACTTAACCACCGTTACAGAAACAATGACAGAGGCTATGCAAATTATTGCTCAGAAAGTACTATCAAATGATGTAGTCTTACTTTCCCCAGCTTGCGCAAGTTTGGATCAGTTTAAAAATTATATTGAACGAGGAAATCAATTTGCCAATATAGCCAAACAATATATTCTAAGGAGTGAAAAATGACACTTTTTGGGATAAGAAAACAAGTTAATCCAAATATACCATTTGATAATTCATTACTTTGGACAGTGATTAGTTTAATGGTATTTGGTTTGATAATGGTAACATCAGCATCAATGTCATTTAGTGAAAACGATCCTTTTTATTACACTCAGCGTGAACTGATTCAGATAACAATTTCATTGTTATTGATGATTATTACTTTATATATTCCTATGCAGCGCTGGCAACAATTTGCATCAGCATTATTAATTGTTGCCATTATAATGTTAATTGTAGTTTTAGGTATAGGAGCTTCAATTAATGGTGCTTCGAGGTGGATTCCATTAGGGATATTTAATTTTCAACCAGCAGAGTTAGCTAAATTATCACTGTTTATTTTTTTAGCAGGGTACTTATCAAGAAAGTCAGATGAGGTTCAAAATCGATTTTGGGGATTTTTTAAACCTATGGTCGTAATGACGATTCTTTCTATTTTGTTACTCAAACAACCTGATTTAGGGACAGTTATTGTATTATTCATGGTAACAATCGGCATATTATTTATTGCTGGAGCTCAATTGTGGCAATTTATTGCTATTTTGTTAACAGGTGTAGGTGCTGTAATTTGTTTGATATTGTTCGAGGCTTATCGCTTAACTCGTTTACTAACTTTTCTTGATCCTTGGCAAGATGCTACAGGTTCAGGTTATCAGTTAGTTGCATCATTAATGGCAATCGGTAGTGGTGGCATCACGGGGCAAGGAATGGGCAATTCAATTCTTAAATTAGGCTATTTACCAGAATGTCATACGGACTTTATTTTTTCAATTATCTCGGAGGAATTTGGTTACGTTGGTGTAATTACTTTATTAACATTACTTTTCTTTTTGACATTTAAAGCATTGGCCATTGGGTACCGAGCGTTAAATGATGGTTCTTTGTTTTCAGGATATTTAGCTTGTGAAATAGGTATTTGGTTTGGTTTTCAAACATTCGTCAACATTGGTGTTACATCAGGTATGTTACCAACTAAAGGATTAACATTACCATTTATTAGTTATGGTGGTTCAAGTCTTATTGTAATGAGTATTGCTGTAGCAATATTATTAAGAATTGATTTTGAATTTAGACAAAAACAGGCGCAAGCAAGAATAAGGATTATAAAATAATGAAGAAATTATTAGTTATGGCAGGTGGTACAGGTGGCCATGTTTTTCCTGGTATTGCCGTTGCGCATTATTTGATGAAACAAGGTTGGCAAGTGAAATGGTTAGGTACTGCAGATAGAATGGAAGCTCGTCTTGTACCTGAAAATGGTATTGATATTGATTTTATCGAGATTTCAGGACTACGTGGGAAAGGGGGAATGGCATTATTAAAAGCTCCCTATAAAATTTTAAAAGCAGTATTGCAAGCTAGAAAAATTTTAAAAACTTATTGTCCTGATGTTGTCCTAGGTATGGGCGGATATGTTTCTGGTCCAGGTGGTATAGCAGCTAAAACTCTTGGTATACCTGTGGTATTACATGAACAAAATGGTATAGCAGGTTTAACAAATAAATATCTTGCAAAAATTGCCACGAAAGTGTTACAAGCATTTCCAACGGCATTTCCTAAAGCTCAAGTAGTGGGCAATCCAGTACGAAGTGATTTGTTAACTATTGCTAAACCAGAGGAAAGATTTAAAGACCGAAATGGGCCTATTAGAGTATTGGTTATGGGAGGCAGTCAGGGAGCAAAAGTTATTAATGACATAGTGCCTCAAGTGATAACGAAACTATCCGATAATTTTGTGGTATGGCATCAAACGGGCAAAGGTATGTTGAATTCAGTCATTCA
The sequence above is drawn from the Gilliamella apicola genome and encodes:
- the murG gene encoding undecaprenyldiphospho-muramoylpentapeptide beta-N-acetylglucosaminyltransferase; translation: MKKLLVMAGGTGGHVFPGIAVAHYLMKQGWQVKWLGTADRMEARLVPENGIDIDFIEISGLRGKGGMALLKAPYKILKAVLQARKILKTYCPDVVLGMGGYVSGPGGIAAKTLGIPVVLHEQNGIAGLTNKYLAKIATKVLQAFPTAFPKAQVVGNPVRSDLLTIAKPEERFKDRNGPIRVLVMGGSQGAKVINDIVPQVITKLSDNFVVWHQTGKGMLNSVIQSYQNCDMTKNKVTEFISDVAEAYSWADIVICRSGALTVSEIEVVGIGAIFIPFMHKDRQQYWNAKSLADVGAAHIMEQPNFNVEALSSLLLNFNREKLIDMAIKAKSLSIIDSTEKVAETICSVVK
- the ftsW gene encoding cell division protein FtsW: MTLFGIRKQVNPNIPFDNSLLWTVISLMVFGLIMVTSASMSFSENDPFYYTQRELIQITISLLLMIITLYIPMQRWQQFASALLIVAIIMLIVVLGIGASINGASRWIPLGIFNFQPAELAKLSLFIFLAGYLSRKSDEVQNRFWGFFKPMVVMTILSILLLKQPDLGTVIVLFMVTIGILFIAGAQLWQFIAILLTGVGAVICLILFEAYRLTRLLTFLDPWQDATGSGYQLVASLMAIGSGGITGQGMGNSILKLGYLPECHTDFIFSIISEEFGYVGVITLLTLLFFLTFKALAIGYRALNDGSLFSGYLACEIGIWFGFQTFVNIGVTSGMLPTKGLTLPFISYGGSSLIVMSIAVAILLRIDFEFRQKQAQARIRIIK